From Kingella potus, a single genomic window includes:
- the rpoN gene encoding RNA polymerase factor sigma-54 yields MSGQSFHLKLKQTQQLNQGLQQSLRVLQMSGIELEREVDDWLQDNPLLERREPADDGVLEPARLSAAVSSRNQIGGDEAEDVWATIAEEEDFNRYLHNQVCEHPLSDEEAARIHILIDFLDDQGYLTDSMEEIIDHTPLEWMLDEDDMHDALEKLQSFDPPGVGAADLRESLLIQLQRLPASAERRCAGKIVNRFLDELNRSSRRNIAKFKKELPDYPSDTIEAALDLITTLNPYPAYGFASAEPTSFVQPDVFVREGEHGWEVSGNEHAWPSLVLNSELADALKEDGIDEVWREKIQEARQKIDSLELRKNTVSRLAEYIVAKQEDFFDFGEIGLTPMLMKDAAAALGLAESTVSRAAGNKYLACPRGLFPLRYFFTQAVNSGEGQEGNSQTAVKAVLAQLIENEDKAAPHSDEALAALLKLQGIDIARRTVAKYREALGLPPAHQRKI; encoded by the coding sequence ATGAGCGGACAATCCTTCCATCTCAAACTCAAACAAACGCAGCAGCTAAACCAGGGCTTGCAGCAGTCGCTGCGCGTTTTGCAGATGTCCGGCATCGAGCTGGAACGCGAAGTGGACGACTGGTTGCAGGACAACCCGCTGCTCGAGCGGCGCGAGCCTGCCGACGACGGCGTACTCGAACCCGCCCGTCTTTCCGCCGCCGTGTCCTCGCGTAACCAAATCGGCGGCGACGAAGCCGAAGACGTATGGGCCACCATCGCCGAAGAAGAAGATTTCAACCGCTATCTGCACAACCAAGTCTGCGAACACCCCCTCAGCGACGAAGAAGCCGCCCGCATCCACATCCTGATTGATTTCCTCGACGACCAGGGCTACCTGACCGACAGCATGGAGGAAATCATCGACCACACACCGCTCGAATGGATGCTGGACGAAGACGATATGCACGACGCGCTGGAAAAGCTGCAAAGTTTCGATCCCCCGGGTGTAGGCGCGGCCGACCTGCGCGAATCCCTCCTCATCCAGCTCCAACGCCTGCCGGCAAGCGCCGAACGCCGCTGCGCCGGCAAAATCGTCAACCGCTTTCTCGACGAACTCAACCGCAGCAGCAGGCGCAACATCGCCAAATTCAAAAAAGAGCTGCCCGACTATCCCTCCGACACCATCGAAGCCGCCCTCGACCTCATCACCACCCTCAATCCCTATCCCGCCTACGGCTTCGCCTCTGCCGAACCCACATCCTTTGTCCAGCCCGACGTATTCGTACGCGAAGGCGAACACGGCTGGGAAGTGTCCGGCAACGAACACGCCTGGCCCAGCCTCGTCCTCAACTCCGAGCTGGCCGACGCACTCAAAGAAGACGGCATCGACGAGGTGTGGCGCGAAAAAATCCAGGAAGCCCGCCAGAAAATCGACAGCCTCGAACTGCGCAAAAACACCGTTTCCCGCCTGGCCGAATACATTGTCGCCAAACAGGAAGACTTTTTCGATTTCGGCGAAATCGGCCTGACCCCCATGCTGATGAAAGATGCCGCCGCCGCCCTCGGGCTGGCCGAAAGCACCGTTTCCCGCGCCGCCGGCAACAAATACCTCGCTTGCCCGCGCGGCCTGTTTCCGCTACGCTATTTCTTCACCCAAGCCGTCAACAGCGGCGAAGGGCAGGAAGGCAACAGCCAAACCGCCGTCAAAGCCGTGCTGGCCCAACTGATCGAAAACGAAGACAAAGCCGCCCCGCATTCCGATGAAGCCCTTGCCGCCCTGCTCAAGCTGCAAGGCATAGACATTGCCCGCCGCACCGTCGCCAAATACCGCGAAGCCCTCGGCCTGCCGCCGGCCCATCAGCGCAAAATATAG
- the purD gene encoding phosphoribosylamine--glycine ligase, whose product MKLLVIGGGGREHALAWKLAQSPEVETVFVAPGNAGTAVEPKLRNLPLSAHTGLIAFCRAEKIAFTLVGPEAPLAAGIVDDFRAAGLPIFGPTRAAAQLESSKDFAKAFMKRHGIPTAEYRTFENAEEAHAYIKEKGVPIVIKADGLAAGKGVIVAMNEDEAHAAIDDMLVGNKMGEAGARVVVEDFLQGEEASFIVMSDGENVLAMATSQDHKRLLDGDAGPNTGGMGAYSPAPVVTPAVHQRVMDEIILPTVRGMKADGIPFTGFLYAGLMIDEHGAPFTIEFNCRFGDPETQPVMSRLDSDFAALVQAAIEGRLNEAEAQWNPQTAVGVVLAAAGYPDSPRKRDIIEGIDEANETAKVFHAGTALSGSGTVTNGGRVLCVVGLGDSVEQAQQNAYRAVEKIRFDGMQYRKDIAAKALNR is encoded by the coding sequence ATGAAACTGCTCGTTATCGGCGGCGGCGGCCGCGAACACGCGCTGGCATGGAAGCTGGCGCAGTCTCCCGAGGTAGAAACCGTTTTCGTCGCGCCCGGCAATGCGGGAACGGCCGTCGAACCCAAGCTGCGCAACCTGCCGCTATCGGCCCACACCGGGCTGATTGCGTTCTGCCGCGCCGAGAAAATCGCCTTCACGCTGGTCGGCCCCGAAGCACCGCTGGCGGCAGGCATTGTGGACGACTTCCGCGCCGCCGGCCTGCCGATATTCGGCCCGACCCGCGCCGCCGCACAGCTCGAAAGCTCGAAAGACTTCGCCAAAGCCTTTATGAAGCGGCACGGCATCCCCACCGCAGAATACCGCACCTTTGAAAACGCAGAAGAAGCCCATGCCTATATCAAAGAAAAAGGCGTACCCATCGTGATTAAGGCCGACGGGCTGGCCGCCGGCAAAGGCGTGATTGTCGCCATGAACGAAGACGAAGCCCACGCCGCAATTGACGATATGCTCGTGGGCAACAAAATGGGCGAAGCAGGCGCACGCGTGGTGGTTGAAGACTTTCTGCAAGGCGAAGAAGCCAGCTTTATCGTGATGTCCGACGGCGAAAACGTGTTGGCAATGGCCACCAGCCAAGACCACAAACGCCTGCTCGACGGCGATGCCGGCCCCAACACCGGCGGCATGGGCGCATACAGCCCCGCACCCGTGGTAACGCCCGCCGTCCATCAGCGCGTGATGGACGAAATCATTCTGCCCACCGTGCGCGGCATGAAGGCCGACGGCATTCCGTTTACCGGCTTTCTCTACGCCGGCCTGATGATAGACGAACACGGCGCACCCTTTACCATCGAGTTCAACTGCCGCTTCGGCGATCCCGAAACCCAGCCCGTGATGAGCCGTCTCGACAGCGACTTTGCCGCACTCGTGCAGGCAGCCATCGAAGGCCGTCTGAACGAAGCCGAAGCACAGTGGAATCCGCAAACCGCTGTCGGAGTCGTTCTCGCCGCTGCGGGCTACCCCGACAGCCCGCGCAAACGCGATATTATCGAAGGCATAGACGAAGCAAACGAAACCGCCAAAGTCTTCCACGCCGGCACCGCCCTCTCCGGCAGCGGCACCGTTACCAACGGCGGGCGCGTCCTCTGCGTCGTCGGCCTCGGCGACAGCGTGGAGCAGGCGCAGCAGAATGCCTACCGCGCCGTAGAAAAAATCCGCTTTGACGGAATGCAATACCGCAAAGACATCGCCGCCAAAGCACTCAACCGCTGA
- the cysS gene encoding cysteine--tRNA ligase, which yields MLNLYNTLTRQKEAFSPIDPENVRMYVCGMTVYDYCHLGHARVMVVFDMIARWLRECGYPLTYVRNITDIDDKIIARAAENGETIGELTTRFIAAMHEDADALGVLRPDFEPKATENIAGMIAMIESLIARGKAYPAANGDVYYAVREFAAYGQLSGKSPDDLRAGERVEVDGFKRDPLDFVLWKAAKAGEPAWSSPWGQGRPGWHIECSAMSGKLFGDTFDIHGGGADLQFPHHENEIAQSVGASGHTCGHGHAETHHGKPVASHVKYWLHNGFIRVDGEKMSKSLGNFFTIRDVLKQYDPEVVRFFILRAHYRSPLNYSDAHLDDAKGALTRLYTALKNTPPAGFTLNENANGYTRRFYAAMNDDFGTVEAVAVLFELAGEVNKTQSAELAGCLKALGGIIGLLQREPTGFLQGGTVSDGLTNEEVEALIAQRKQARADKNWAESDRIRDLLNEHKIILEDGAGGTSWRRG from the coding sequence ATGCTAAACCTCTACAACACCCTTACCCGCCAAAAAGAAGCCTTTTCCCCCATCGACCCCGAAAACGTACGCATGTATGTTTGCGGCATGACGGTTTACGACTACTGTCATCTCGGACATGCCCGCGTGATGGTGGTGTTCGACATGATTGCCCGCTGGCTGCGCGAGTGCGGCTATCCGCTCACCTATGTGCGCAACATCACCGACATCGACGACAAAATCATCGCCCGCGCCGCCGAAAACGGCGAAACCATAGGCGAACTCACCACCCGCTTCATTGCCGCCATGCACGAAGATGCCGACGCACTGGGCGTGTTGCGCCCCGATTTCGAACCCAAGGCCACCGAAAACATCGCCGGGATGATTGCGATGATTGAAAGCCTGATTGCACGCGGCAAAGCCTATCCGGCCGCCAACGGCGACGTATATTACGCCGTGCGCGAATTTGCCGCCTACGGCCAGCTTTCGGGCAAATCGCCGGATGATTTGCGCGCGGGCGAGCGCGTGGAAGTGGACGGCTTCAAACGCGATCCGCTCGATTTCGTGCTGTGGAAAGCCGCCAAAGCGGGCGAACCGGCGTGGAGCAGCCCGTGGGGGCAAGGCCGCCCCGGCTGGCATATCGAATGCTCGGCGATGAGCGGAAAACTGTTCGGCGACACCTTCGACATCCACGGCGGCGGCGCGGATTTGCAGTTTCCCCACCACGAAAACGAAATCGCCCAAAGCGTCGGCGCAAGCGGACACACCTGCGGCCACGGCCACGCGGAAACCCACCACGGCAAACCGGTTGCCAGCCATGTGAAATACTGGCTGCACAACGGCTTTATCCGTGTGGACGGCGAAAAAATGTCCAAATCGCTGGGCAACTTTTTCACCATCCGCGACGTGTTGAAACAATACGATCCCGAAGTCGTGCGCTTTTTCATCCTGCGCGCCCACTACCGCAGCCCGCTGAACTATTCCGACGCGCATCTTGACGACGCAAAAGGCGCACTCACCCGCCTTTATACCGCGCTGAAAAACACGCCGCCGGCCGGGTTTACCTTAAACGAAAACGCCAACGGCTACACCCGCCGCTTCTACGCTGCGATGAACGACGACTTCGGCACGGTCGAAGCCGTGGCCGTATTGTTCGAGCTGGCAGGCGAAGTGAACAAAACCCAATCCGCCGAACTGGCCGGCTGCCTCAAAGCCCTCGGCGGCATCATCGGCCTGCTGCAACGCGAACCGACCGGATTTTTGCAGGGCGGCACGGTTTCAGACGGCCTCACCAATGAAGAAGTCGAAGCACTCATCGCCCAACGCAAGCAAGCCCGTGCGGATAAAAACTGGGCGGAGTCCGACCGCATCCGCGACCTGCTCAACGAACACAAAATCATTTTGGAAGACGGCGCAGGCGGCACAAGCTGGCGGCGCGGCTAA
- the hpf gene encoding ribosome hibernation-promoting factor, HPF/YfiA family, translating to MNLKITGLNFDVTEAVREHVALKLERISRHAGNLISVTVTLSLDKPEHKAEADAHLSGKNVHVEAVESENMYAAIDVMMDKLDRALIKHKEKSNNVRGAGKPAVAEAEAEGGDEDAGA from the coding sequence ATGAATCTGAAAATCACCGGTTTGAATTTTGATGTAACCGAAGCCGTCAGGGAACACGTCGCCCTCAAACTCGAGCGCATCAGCCGCCACGCGGGCAACCTGATTTCCGTAACCGTTACCCTTTCGCTGGACAAACCCGAGCACAAGGCCGAAGCCGATGCCCACCTGTCGGGCAAAAACGTGCATGTCGAAGCCGTTGAAAGCGAAAATATGTATGCCGCAATCGACGTGATGATGGACAAGCTCGACCGCGCCCTGATCAAACACAAAGAGAAAAGCAACAATGTGCGCGGCGCGGGCAAACCCGCCGTTGCGGAAGCGGAAGCGGAAGGCGGAGATGAAGATGCCGGAGCATAA
- the obgE gene encoding GTPase ObgE, which translates to MKFIDEAKIEVAAGRGGNGATSFRREKFVPRGGPDGGDGGRGGSVYAEADENTNTLVEYRFVKRYQAKNGEKGHGSDRYGAGADDIVLKMPVGTLIRDLDTNDVVADLTHHGQRVCLARGGKGGLGNIHFKSSVNRAPKQSTPGEEGEVRSLMLELKVLADVGLLGMPNAGKSTLIAAVSAARPKIADYPFTTLHPNLGVVRIDENHSFVMADIPGLIEGAAEGAGLGHRFLKHLSRTGLLLHVVDLAPFDEETDPAAEALAIIHELRKYDEELFDKPRWLVLNKLDMLSEEEAQTRAAAFLNAIGWDYPAPDDRFGFDMATPRLFKISALTHQGTQNLVHQIGQYLIEKKRLAAEAEAAEKAQAAIAAAQPQTDTSVLKAE; encoded by the coding sequence ATGAAATTCATCGACGAAGCAAAAATCGAAGTGGCCGCAGGGCGCGGCGGCAACGGCGCAACCAGTTTCCGCCGCGAAAAATTCGTACCGCGCGGCGGCCCCGACGGCGGCGACGGCGGACGCGGCGGCAGCGTTTACGCCGAAGCCGACGAAAACACCAACACCCTCGTCGAATACCGCTTCGTCAAACGCTATCAGGCCAAAAACGGCGAAAAAGGCCACGGCTCCGACCGCTACGGCGCAGGTGCAGACGACATCGTGCTCAAAATGCCCGTAGGCACGCTTATCCGCGACCTCGACACCAACGACGTTGTTGCCGACCTCACCCACCACGGCCAGCGCGTCTGTCTCGCCCGAGGCGGCAAAGGCGGCTTGGGCAACATCCACTTCAAATCCTCGGTCAACCGCGCCCCCAAGCAGTCCACACCCGGCGAAGAAGGCGAAGTCCGCTCGCTGATGCTCGAACTCAAAGTCCTGGCCGATGTCGGCCTCTTGGGTATGCCCAACGCCGGCAAATCCACCCTGATTGCCGCCGTATCCGCCGCGCGTCCCAAAATCGCCGACTACCCCTTTACCACGCTGCACCCCAATCTCGGCGTAGTACGCATCGACGAAAACCACAGCTTCGTGATGGCCGACATCCCCGGCCTGATTGAAGGTGCGGCCGAAGGCGCAGGCTTGGGACACCGCTTTCTCAAACATTTGTCGCGCACCGGCCTTTTGCTGCACGTGGTCGATCTCGCCCCCTTTGACGAAGAAACCGACCCCGCCGCCGAAGCCCTCGCCATCATCCACGAATTGCGCAAATACGATGAAGAGCTGTTCGACAAACCGCGCTGGCTGGTACTCAACAAACTCGACATGTTGAGCGAAGAAGAAGCCCAAACCCGCGCCGCCGCGTTTCTCAACGCCATCGGCTGGGACTACCCCGCGCCCGACGACCGTTTCGGTTTCGACATGGCCACCCCGCGCCTCTTCAAAATCAGCGCGTTAACCCACCAGGGCACGCAAAACCTGGTACACCAAATCGGCCAGTACCTCATCGAGAAAAAACGCCTCGCCGCCGAGGCCGAAGCGGCCGAAAAAGCGCAAGCCGCCATCGCCGCCGCGCAGCCGCAAACGGATACTTCGGTGTTGAAGGCTGAGTGA
- the lptB gene encoding LPS export ABC transporter ATP-binding protein produces MPANASRLIARNLQKSFKKRQVVKDFSLDIESGEVVGLLGPNGAGKTTSFYMIVGLIAADAGSITLDGRELRHLPIHERARLGVGYLPQEASIFRKMTVEQNIRAILEIGMKDKSRIDAELERLLADLNIGHLRRSPAPALSGGERRRVEIARVLAMQPRFILLDEPFAGVDPIAVIDIQKIIGFLKERGIGVLITDHNVRETLRICDRAFIISDGAVLATGRPEELVGNEQVRAVYLGENFNY; encoded by the coding sequence ATGCCAGCAAACGCCAGCCGCCTGATTGCGCGGAACCTGCAAAAATCCTTCAAAAAAAGACAAGTCGTCAAAGATTTTTCCCTCGACATCGAAAGTGGCGAAGTCGTCGGCCTGCTCGGCCCGAACGGTGCAGGCAAAACCACCAGCTTTTATATGATAGTCGGCCTGATTGCCGCCGACGCGGGCAGCATTACCCTTGACGGGCGGGAGCTGCGCCACCTGCCGATACACGAACGGGCGCGGCTGGGCGTGGGCTACCTGCCGCAGGAAGCCTCGATTTTCCGCAAAATGACCGTGGAACAGAACATCCGCGCCATCCTCGAAATCGGTATGAAAGACAAAAGCCGCATCGACGCGGAACTCGAACGCCTGCTTGCCGACCTCAATATCGGCCACCTGCGCCGCAGTCCCGCTCCCGCGCTATCCGGCGGCGAGCGGCGGCGTGTCGAAATCGCCCGCGTGCTGGCGATGCAGCCGCGCTTCATCCTTTTGGACGAACCCTTTGCCGGCGTGGATCCGATTGCCGTGATCGACATCCAGAAAATCATCGGTTTTCTGAAAGAGCGCGGCATCGGCGTGCTGATTACCGACCACAACGTACGCGAAACCCTGCGCATCTGCGACCGGGCATTCATCATCAGCGACGGAGCGGTGCTGGCCACCGGCCGCCCCGAAGAGCTTGTTGGAAACGAACAGGTACGCGCCGTTTATCTCGGCGAAAACTTCAACTATTAA